In Sulfurihydrogenibium sp., one genomic interval encodes:
- the tpiA gene encoding triose-phosphate isomerase, translating to MRYLIAANWKMNKTVAESLEYIEKFKPMVEDIHQVDIMIAPSFTALSSASLELSKTNIKLGAQNMYHVDRGAFTGEISPIMLKELNVEYVILGHSERRHIFGEKDELINKKVISALEHGIRPIVCVGETLEERELGITLNVVERQIKMAFAGVYPEIGLCDIAYEPVWAIGTGKNATKEQAQEVHHFIRTLINELSKGNDETTRILYGGSVNENNAKDLISQKNVDGFLVGTASLDPEKFYKIITHSLEVNNSC from the coding sequence ATGAGATATCTTATAGCTGCCAACTGGAAGATGAACAAAACAGTTGCAGAATCCTTGGAGTACATAGAAAAATTTAAACCCATGGTTGAAGATATTCATCAAGTTGATATTATGATAGCCCCATCTTTTACAGCTTTATCTTCAGCTTCTTTAGAGCTTAGTAAGACAAATATAAAACTTGGTGCTCAAAATATGTATCATGTAGATAGAGGGGCTTTTACTGGTGAGATATCGCCAATAATGTTGAAAGAGTTAAACGTTGAGTATGTAATCCTTGGACATTCTGAAAGAAGACATATTTTTGGAGAAAAGGACGAGCTTATAAATAAAAAAGTTATATCCGCATTAGAACATGGAATAAGACCGATAGTTTGCGTTGGAGAGACGTTGGAAGAAAGAGAGCTTGGAATAACATTAAACGTTGTAGAAAGACAGATAAAAATGGCTTTTGCTGGTGTTTATCCTGAGATTGGTCTTTGTGATATAGCTTATGAACCCGTCTGGGCTATTGGAACAGGGAAGAATGCAACAAAAGAGCAAGCCCAAGAAGTTCATCATTTTATTAGAACTCTTATAAACGAACTGTCTAAAGGAAATGATGAGACTACAAGGATTTTATACGGTGGTAGTGTTAATGAAAATAATGCAAAAGATTTGATAAGTCAAAAAAATGTTGATGGATTTTTGGTTGGTACAGCAAGCTTAGACCCTGAAAAATTTTATAAAATCATTACCCATTCTTTGGAGGTTAACAACAGTTGCTGA
- a CDS encoding 2,3-bisphosphoglycerate-dependent phosphoglycerate mutase, producing MPKLVLVRHGQSFWNLQNRFTGWVDVPLTEKGKEEAFKAGELLKDIRFKVAYTSALTRAQETLKIILEVIGLQIPIIKDQALNERHYGALQGLNKDRARQKYGAEIVHLWRRSYDIAPPEGESLKDTAARTIPFLERAILGDIYEGNDVLVVAHGNSLRSIIMYLEKLTPEEIIKVELDTGAAVVYELDQEGNIISKEVRK from the coding sequence ATGCCTAAATTAGTCTTAGTAAGACACGGACAATCTTTTTGGAACTTACAAAATAGATTTACCGGATGGGTAGATGTTCCACTCACAGAAAAAGGAAAAGAGGAAGCATTTAAAGCAGGAGAGCTTTTGAAAGATATTAGATTCAAAGTTGCTTACACATCTGCATTAACAAGAGCTCAAGAAACATTAAAAATCATTCTTGAAGTTATTGGGCTACAAATCCCAATTATAAAAGACCAAGCATTAAACGAAAGACACTATGGAGCATTGCAAGGTTTAAACAAAGACAGGGCAAGACAAAAATATGGAGCTGAAATTGTTCATCTTTGGAGAAGAAGCTATGATATTGCGCCACCGGAAGGAGAATCTTTAAAAGATACTGCAGCAAGAACAATTCCATTCTTAGAAAGAGCAATTCTTGGCGATATCTACGAAGGAAATGATGTGTTAGTTGTTGCCCATGGAAACTCTTTAAGGTCTATTATCATGTATCTTGAAAAACTAACACCGGAAGAGATTATAAAAGTTGAGCTTGATACAGGTGCTGCGGTTGTCTACGAGTTAGACCAAGAGGGAAATATCATAAGCAAAGAGGTTAGAAAATGA
- a CDS encoding methyltransferase domain-containing protein, which produces MIKKRISQSFSKSFRTYQNKAIIQKQTATILSEMAKDLTGLGIDLGCGTGFLYESLRKKMIGVDISLKMLEIYKSKNPLAIAGDIEKLPFKNNVFDFAVSNFSLHWTDLKISLKEISRVLKQNGIFCFCIPFEGSLKIVENILGKRNYDFYSEKEAIEILSGYFEIIISFHKEFRLEFKNGLELLNHLHETGSAVGKEGLSLGEKKRIFEKFKNYNKTTLLNFNVLFVKALKKK; this is translated from the coding sequence ATGATTAAAAAAAGAATCAGTCAATCTTTCTCAAAATCTTTCAGGACTTATCAAAATAAAGCAATCATACAAAAGCAAACAGCTACCATACTATCCGAGATGGCTAAGGATTTAACCGGTTTAGGTATAGATTTGGGCTGTGGAACAGGCTTTTTATACGAGAGTTTAAGAAAAAAAATGATAGGCGTTGATATATCTTTAAAGATGTTAGAAATCTACAAATCAAAAAATCCTTTGGCAATCGCAGGAGATATAGAAAAACTACCATTTAAAAACAATGTATTTGACTTTGCAGTTTCTAATTTTAGTCTACATTGGACAGATTTAAAAATAAGTTTAAAAGAGATAAGCAGAGTCTTAAAACAAAATGGCATTTTTTGCTTTTGCATACCATTTGAAGGAAGTTTAAAAATAGTTGAGAATATCTTAGGAAAAAGAAATTATGATTTTTACTCTGAAAAAGAAGCTATAGAAATACTAAGTGGATATTTTGAAATAATTATTTCATTCCATAAAGAGTTTAGACTTGAATTTAAAAATGGATTAGAGCTATTAAATCATCTTCACGAAACAGGTTCAGCGGTTGGTAAAGAGGGTTTAAGCTTAGGCGAAAAAAAGAGGATTTTTGAAAAGTTTAAAAATTACAATAAAACAACGTTGCTGAATTTTAATGTATTGTTTGTTAAAGCCTTAAAGAAAAAATAA
- a CDS encoding alpha/beta fold hydrolase: MKTVFIHGWGFSKEIFRDYYYLDNSLFLDLPFHGDFKDFEKNNIFEDYVNYISNLINEKTTLIGWSLGGSVAFLTALKNPFIEKLVLIGFSPKFNDSLLGSDPKVIKAFMLNLNNDFENTVYQFRKTATGEEFREIPLPEKEGSKELLKEYINLDLTEKLHLVDIPTYIIHGDKDSIVNPNSAIYCHEKIKNSQLILLDSNHAPFLERDIFQYIDD; the protein is encoded by the coding sequence ATGAAAACCGTATTTATCCATGGATGGGGGTTTAGTAAAGAGATATTTAGAGATTACTACTATTTAGATAATAGTTTGTTTTTAGATTTGCCATTCCATGGAGACTTTAAAGATTTTGAAAAAAATAATATTTTTGAAGATTATGTTAACTACATTTCAAATTTGATAAATGAAAAAACTACACTTATTGGTTGGTCTCTTGGTGGTTCTGTTGCATTTTTAACAGCTTTGAAAAATCCATTTATAGAAAAGCTTGTTTTGATAGGCTTTAGTCCAAAGTTTAATGACAGTCTTCTTGGTAGTGATCCAAAAGTCATTAAAGCCTTTATGCTGAATCTAAATAATGATTTTGAAAATACAGTATATCAGTTTAGAAAAACAGCTACGGGCGAAGAGTTTAGAGAGATTCCATTACCTGAAAAAGAGGGAAGTAAAGAGCTTTTAAAAGAATACATAAATTTAGACCTAACAGAAAAACTTCATCTTGTTGACATTCCAACTTACATAATTCATGGAGATAAAGACTCAATAGTAAATCCAAACTCTGCCATATACTGCCATGAAAAAATCAAAAATAGCCAACTTATTTTATTAGACTCAAATCATGCACCATTTTTAGAAAGGGATATTTTCCAGTACATTGATGATTAA
- a CDS encoding 6-carboxyhexanoate--CoA ligase yields the protein MKFYSVKMRASLNDKHVSGGERITTEESIQKVVSELLARPKEFDFINIKIEKINNIKFIEKSLDVKTINVKNHKEGNEIALKLLEEVGIDREIAKAHIDLLHTGANPDRENMRGAMIITKSGKRLEKDKYRGVRTTNVDFLHREEVKKILLEKKYTERTLDALALSTKNLNYPDIIAEYCISDQPDYTTGYVAVNNTYYRINPLKEYLNPKGGRIYFVKDNTDIEELYKYLQEESFLIKEVGNLE from the coding sequence ATGAAGTTTTATAGTGTAAAGATGAGAGCATCGCTTAACGATAAACATGTATCAGGTGGAGAAAGGATAACAACAGAAGAAAGCATTCAAAAAGTAGTTTCAGAGCTTTTGGCAAGACCCAAAGAGTTTGATTTTATCAATATAAAAATAGAAAAAATTAATAATATTAAGTTTATCGAAAAATCTCTTGATGTAAAGACGATTAATGTAAAAAATCATAAAGAAGGGAATGAAATTGCATTAAAATTACTTGAAGAAGTCGGGATTGATAGAGAAATTGCTAAAGCGCATATAGATTTATTGCATACAGGAGCAAATCCTGATAGAGAAAACATGAGAGGAGCAATGATTATAACAAAGTCAGGCAAAAGATTAGAAAAAGATAAATATAGAGGAGTTAGAACTACAAACGTAGATTTTTTACACCGTGAAGAAGTTAAAAAAATACTGTTAGAAAAAAAATATACAGAAAGAACCTTAGATGCCTTAGCATTGTCAACAAAAAACCTAAACTATCCGGATATAATAGCTGAATACTGTATATCAGACCAACCAGACTATACAACCGGCTACGTTGCAGTCAATAATACATATTACAGAATTAATCCGTTGAAAGAATATTTAAATCCAAAAGGTGGTAGAATATACTTTGTAAAAGATAACACCGATATTGAAGAGCTTTATAAATATTTACAGGAAGAAAGTTTTTTGATTAAAGAGGTTGGAAATTTAGAATGA
- a CDS encoding hotdog domain-containing protein, translated as MNIKTHNKINPKLSGEVIELAEGKTATVKLETNEDILADDKGLIHGGFIFSAADYCAMITINHPNVVLGSAEVKFIKPLKIGETAFFKSEVLSTEGKKVLVKVDGFKNEDKFFEGTFKCYVLDKHVLES; from the coding sequence ATGAATATTAAAACCCACAACAAGATAAATCCTAAACTTTCCGGAGAAGTTATAGAGCTTGCTGAAGGAAAAACTGCAACGGTCAAATTAGAAACAAATGAAGATATACTTGCCGACGATAAAGGGTTAATTCATGGAGGTTTTATATTTTCAGCGGCAGATTATTGTGCGATGATTACAATTAACCATCCAAACGTTGTTTTAGGAAGTGCTGAAGTAAAGTTTATAAAGCCATTAAAAATAGGAGAAACAGCCTTTTTTAAAAGTGAAGTTTTAAGCACTGAAGGTAAAAAAGTTTTAGTTAAAGTAGATGGTTTTAAAAATGAAGATAAATTTTTTGAAGGAACTTTTAAATGTTATGTTTTAGATAAACATGTTTTAGAGTCATGA
- a CDS encoding ATP-binding protein, whose translation MKELPIGIQTFRDIIEGNYYYVDKTPFILKLAKGKYYFLSRPRRFGKSLFLDTVKEAFSGNKELFKGLYIYDKWDWSKKHPIIKISFAIGTNNNSEKLRSTISFNLKNAAYDYKINLEEEELNQKFYELIRKLYEKYNEKVVILIDEYDKPILDAIENIEYAKENREILKDFYSVLKDADPYIKLAFLTGVSRFSKVSIFSGLNQLNDITLDPNFATICGYTQRDLETVFADRIVDFDKEEIRRWYNGYSWLGEKVYNPFDILMLFDKKIFRPYWFETGTPTFLIKLFKQNKYYLPKVENLKVGEELLSNLDIDNIRPENLLFQTGYLTIKDVIEEPTERIYILSYPNFEVKKSFNSYFLTKLIPDPTVKTETDIAIKSALRDNQIEKLKDILYRFFASMPYDWYRKNDLESYEGFYASIVYALFSGAGFETVAEDTTNKGKVDLTVIYNNKVYIIEFKVVEDQPEKTALKQIEEKRYYEKYLGKYEEVYLIGIEFSKKDRNIVDFQWKAV comes from the coding sequence ATGAAAGAACTGCCAATAGGCATTCAAACCTTCAGAGATATAATAGAAGGCAATTATTACTATGTAGATAAAACACCATTTATACTAAAGCTTGCTAAAGGAAAATATTACTTTTTAAGCAGACCAAGAAGATTTGGAAAATCTCTATTTTTAGATACAGTCAAAGAAGCATTCTCAGGAAATAAAGAGTTATTTAAAGGTTTGTATATCTATGACAAATGGGATTGGAGTAAAAAGCATCCGATTATAAAAATTAGCTTTGCTATCGGAACAAATAATAATTCAGAAAAATTAAGAAGCACGATTTCTTTCAACCTAAAAAACGCAGCATATGATTATAAGATCAATCTTGAAGAAGAAGAGCTTAACCAAAAATTCTATGAGCTTATAAGAAAACTTTATGAAAAATACAATGAAAAAGTAGTTATTTTAATAGATGAATATGATAAACCAATCTTAGATGCAATAGAAAACATAGAGTATGCAAAAGAAAATAGAGAAATTTTAAAAGATTTCTACTCAGTTTTAAAAGATGCAGACCCATACATTAAGCTTGCATTTTTAACAGGAGTATCAAGATTTTCTAAAGTATCTATTTTTAGTGGATTAAACCAGTTAAACGATATTACATTAGACCCAAACTTTGCTACTATCTGCGGATATACACAAAGAGATTTAGAAACTGTATTTGCAGATAGGATAGTAGATTTTGATAAAGAAGAGATTAGAAGATGGTATAACGGCTATAGTTGGCTTGGTGAAAAGGTTTACAATCCTTTTGATATTCTAATGCTTTTTGATAAGAAAATATTTAGACCTTATTGGTTTGAAACAGGAACACCTACGTTTTTAATCAAGCTTTTTAAACAGAATAAATATTATTTGCCAAAAGTAGAAAATTTAAAAGTAGGAGAAGAGCTTTTATCCAATCTTGATATTGATAATATAAGACCAGAAAATCTGCTATTTCAAACAGGATACCTGACAATAAAAGATGTAATAGAAGAACCTACAGAAAGAATTTATATTCTAAGCTATCCAAATTTTGAAGTAAAGAAAAGTTTTAACAGCTATTTTTTAACAAAATTAATACCAGACCCAACAGTAAAGACAGAAACAGATATAGCTATCAAATCAGCCTTAAGAGATAATCAAATAGAAAAACTGAAAGATATCTTATATAGATTTTTTGCAAGCATGCCATATGATTGGTATAGAAAAAATGATTTAGAAAGCTATGAGGGCTTTTATGCATCAATTGTCTATGCTTTATTTAGTGGAGCAGGATTTGAAACAGTAGCAGAGGATACTACTAATAAAGGTAAAGTAGATTTAACAGTAATATACAATAACAAAGTTTATATCATAGAGTTTAAAGTAGTAGAAGACCAACCAGAAAAGACAGCTTTAAAACAGATTGAAGAGAAAAGATATTATGAAAAATATTTAGGAAAGTATGAAGAAGTTTATTTGATTGGAATTGAGTTTAGTAAAAAGGATAGAAACATAGTGGATTTTCAGTGGAAAGCGGTATAG
- a CDS encoding pseudouridine synthase, with protein sequence MQVRLNKYIAQSGICSRRKADELIKEGKVKVNGEIIKDLGIKINPEKDIVEVEGNIIKPVEKKIYIKIYKPVGYLSAIGKDKFGRKTLTDLLKKLNIKESLFPVGRLDYNSEGLLILTNDGEFANKIAHPKHEIKKVYHVEVVPKVDKETLNQMKKGAVLEDGFFKPDKVEIIKHAKDSTWLLFEIHSGKKRILRRYVSKFNHKVRRLVRVKIDSISIENLKPYQFKHLTDKEVRSIYERDSAE encoded by the coding sequence ATGCAAGTAAGATTGAATAAATACATAGCACAAAGTGGAATATGTAGCAGAAGAAAGGCAGACGAGCTTATAAAAGAAGGAAAAGTTAAAGTAAATGGAGAAATCATCAAAGACTTAGGAATTAAGATAAACCCAGAAAAAGATATAGTGGAGGTTGAAGGTAATATCATAAAACCGGTAGAGAAAAAGATTTACATAAAAATCTACAAACCTGTTGGCTACCTTTCAGCGATTGGAAAAGATAAGTTTGGAAGAAAAACATTGACAGATTTGCTTAAAAAATTAAATATCAAAGAAAGTTTATTTCCTGTTGGAAGGCTTGATTATAATAGCGAAGGTCTTTTAATTTTAACAAACGACGGTGAGTTTGCAAACAAAATTGCCCATCCAAAGCACGAAATTAAAAAAGTTTATCATGTAGAAGTGGTTCCAAAAGTTGACAAAGAAACACTAAATCAGATGAAAAAAGGAGCTGTTTTAGAAGATGGATTTTTTAAGCCAGATAAAGTTGAAATCATAAAACACGCTAAAGATAGTACTTGGCTACTTTTTGAAATTCATAGCGGAAAAAAGAGAATCTTAAGAAGATATGTAAGTAAATTTAATCATAAAGTAAGAAGGCTTGTTCGTGTTAAAATAGATAGCATTTCTATTGAAAACTTAAAGCCGTATCAATTTAAACATCTAACAGACAAAGAGGTAAGGTCAATCTATGAAAGAGATAGTGCTGAGTAA
- a CDS encoding glycoside hydrolase family 15 protein, with protein sequence MKEIVLSNGKFFVNIDENFAIRDFYFPYVGMYNHLNSEANSIGVYVNGRFKWIDDSWEKKFSYCENSLVANLEAKSDELGIKLSFKSAIHKYLDILIHQIQITNLTEEEKEVKIFFYHGFKLNESEIGNTAYFDPKLKGLIHYKGATYIYISSQSSNFEYTVSKKNHVSGSWLEIERGHLSRNKIVQGEIDSAWAVVENLKPFESKTAYYYLLVGHRYDDIVKLKNKVSNEGLDNLLEETQEFWQGWIKTKDRLLPALSKNIKDLYYQSLLIIRAHFDNNGAIVAANDTSIYKFNKDHYSYLWPRDGAFIVMSLDNAGYTNLTQRFFKFCKQHITDEGYLLHKYSPDGTAGSSWHPWCDDDENYQLPIQEDETALVVVALYNHYLNSKDIEFVDYMYNGFVRKAANFMVKYTDPQLNLPLESYDLWEERRGIFTYTASTVYAGLIAASKLAILVGNKEESVLYNQKAEEIRNGILTYLYDEEEGRFLRGIYRDKNGNIIKDKTVESSLLLVHEFGVIDPEDYRMVNTVRAVEDRLWIKNGIGGLARYENDYYHKVSDDTPGNPWIITTLWLANWYTQVGLFDRAFQLINWVIKRKTQAGLLAEQFHPFTGEPLSVCPLTWSHSSFCYSIQKLNKRLIEDKTPDYVMA encoded by the coding sequence ATGAAAGAGATAGTGCTGAGTAATGGAAAATTTTTTGTTAATATAGATGAAAACTTTGCTATTAGAGACTTTTACTTTCCTTACGTTGGAATGTATAATCATCTAAACTCAGAGGCAAACTCTATTGGTGTATATGTAAATGGTAGGTTTAAATGGATTGACGACTCTTGGGAGAAAAAATTTAGCTACTGTGAAAACTCATTGGTTGCGAATTTAGAGGCTAAATCTGATGAGCTTGGCATCAAGCTAAGCTTTAAATCAGCAATTCATAAATATTTAGATATACTAATCCATCAAATCCAGATTACAAATCTAACAGAGGAAGAAAAAGAAGTAAAAATATTTTTTTATCATGGATTTAAGTTAAATGAATCTGAAATTGGTAATACTGCTTACTTTGACCCAAAATTAAAAGGCTTGATTCATTACAAAGGTGCAACTTATATTTATATCTCATCTCAAAGCAGTAATTTTGAATATACCGTCTCAAAGAAAAATCATGTATCCGGATCTTGGTTAGAAATTGAGAGAGGTCATTTAAGCAGAAATAAGATAGTCCAAGGAGAGATTGATAGTGCTTGGGCAGTAGTTGAAAATCTAAAACCTTTTGAAAGTAAAACAGCCTACTACTATCTTTTAGTTGGTCATCGTTATGATGATATAGTTAAATTGAAAAATAAAGTAAGCAATGAAGGTTTAGATAATTTACTTGAAGAAACGCAGGAGTTTTGGCAAGGTTGGATAAAGACAAAAGACAGGCTACTGCCGGCTTTATCTAAAAATATAAAAGACCTATACTATCAAAGTCTTTTAATCATTCGTGCCCACTTTGACAATAACGGTGCTATCGTCGCTGCAAACGATACATCGATTTATAAGTTTAACAAAGACCATTACAGCTATCTTTGGCCAAGGGATGGCGCTTTCATCGTTATGTCTCTTGATAATGCAGGATATACAAACTTAACACAAAGATTTTTTAAATTCTGTAAACAACATATAACAGATGAAGGTTATCTTCTTCATAAATATTCTCCAGATGGAACAGCAGGTTCATCATGGCATCCTTGGTGTGATGATGATGAAAATTATCAGCTTCCAATCCAAGAAGATGAGACAGCTTTGGTGGTTGTTGCTTTATACAATCATTATTTAAATAGCAAGGATATTGAGTTTGTGGACTATATGTATAACGGATTTGTCAGAAAGGCTGCAAACTTTATGGTTAAATATACAGACCCGCAGTTAAACCTTCCCCTTGAAAGCTATGATTTATGGGAAGAAAGAAGAGGTATTTTTACTTATACAGCATCAACAGTATACGCAGGTTTGATTGCTGCATCCAAGCTTGCTATACTTGTAGGAAACAAAGAAGAGTCTGTTTTGTACAATCAAAAAGCTGAAGAAATTAGAAATGGAATTTTGACATATCTTTATGATGAAGAAGAAGGAAGATTTTTAAGAGGAATATACAGAGATAAAAACGGAAATATCATTAAGGATAAAACTGTAGAAAGTAGTTTGCTACTTGTTCATGAATTTGGCGTTATAGACCCGGAAGATTATAGAATGGTTAATACTGTAAGGGCAGTAGAGGATAGGCTTTGGATAAAAAACGGGATTGGTGGTCTTGCAAGATATGAAAACGACTACTATCACAAAGTGTCTGATGATACACCAGGAAATCCTTGGATAATAACTACTTTATGGCTTGCTAACTGGTATACGCAGGTTGGATTGTTTGACAGGGCATTTCAGCTGATTAACTGGGTGATAAAGAGAAAAACTCAGGCTGGATTGTTGGCAGAGCAATTCCATCCATTCACAGGAGAGCCATTATCTGTATGTCCTTTAACATGGTCTCATTCTTCGTTTTGCTATTCAATACAAAAATTGAATAAGAGATTGATTGAAGACAAGACACCAGATTATGTGATGGCTTGA